The Salvelinus sp. IW2-2015 unplaced genomic scaffold, ASM291031v2 Un_scaffold1098, whole genome shotgun sequence genome contains a region encoding:
- the LOC112069729 gene encoding serine/threonine-protein phosphatase 2A 55 kDa regulatory subunit B beta isoform isoform X1 translates to MDEEIDTRKINNSFLRDHNYATEADIISTVEFNPTGELLATGDKGGRVVVFQREQESKNQPHRRGEYNVYSTFQSHEPEFDYLKSLEIEEKINKIRWLPQQNAAYFLLSTNDKTVKLWKISERDKRPEGYNLKDEDGRIRDPATITALRVPVLQPMDLMVEATPRRVFSNAHTYHINSISVSNDYETYMSTDDLRINLWNLEITNQSFNIVDIKPANMEELTEVITAAEFHPNQCNTFIYSSSKGSIRLCDMRASALCDNHSKFFEEPEDPSNRSFFSEIISSISDVKFSHSGRYLMTRDYLTVKVWDLNMESKPLETYQVHDYLRSKLCSLYENDCIFDKFECVWNGSDSVIMTGSYNNFFRMFDRNTKRDVTLEASRENSKPRAILKPRKVCVGGKRRKDEISVDSLDFSKKILHTAWHPSENIIAVAATNNLYIFQDKVN, encoded by the exons CTGACATCATATCCACGGTTGAGTTCAACCCAACTGGAGAGCTGCTGGCAACGGGGGACAAGGGAGGGAGAGTAGTGGTGTTCCAGAGAGAACAGGAG AGTAAGAACCAGCCCCACAGGAGAGGGGAGTACAATGTTTACAGCACCTTCCAGAGCCACGAGCCTGAGTTTGACTACCTGAAGAGCCTGGAGATCGAGGAGAAGATCAACAAGATCCGCTGGCTGCCTCAACAGAACGCTGcctacttcctcctctccaccaatG ATAAAACAGTGAAGCTGTGGAAGATCAGTGAGCGGGACAAGAGACCGGAGGGCTACAACCTGAAGGACGAGGATGGGAGGATCCGAGACCCAGCCACCATCACCGCCCTGCGG GTGCCAGTGCTGCAGCCCATGGACCTGATGGTGGAGGCGACGCCCAGGCGGGTGTTCTCCAACGCCCACACGTACCACATCAACTCCATCTCCGTCAGCAACGATTACGAGACCTACATGTCCACAGAYGACCTGAGAATCAATCTGTGGAACCTGGAGATCACCAACCAGAGCTTCA acaTTGTGGACATCAAGCCGGCCAACATGGAGGAGCTGACAGAGGTGATCACAGCAGCAGAGTTCCATCCCAACCAGTGTAACACCTTCATCTACAGCAGCAGCAAGGGCTCCATCCGCCTGTGTGACATGAGGGCCTCAGCCCTGTGTGACAACCACTCCAAAT TCTTCGAGGAGCCGGAGGACCCCAGTAACCGCTCCTTCTTCTCTGAGATCATCTCCTCCATCTCAGATGTCAAGTTCAGCCACAGCGGGCGCTACCTGATGACACGGGACTACCTCACTGTCAAAGTGTGGGACCTCAACATGGAGAGCAAACCTCTGGAGACCTACCAG gTGCACGACTACCTGAGGAGTAAGCTGTGCTCCCTGTATGAGAACGACTGCATCTTCGACAAGTTTGAATGTGTCTGGAACGGGTCTGACAG TGTGATCATGACCGGCTCCTACAACAACTTCTTCCGCATGTTCGACCGCAACACCAAGCGTGACGTGACCCTGGAGGCGTCGAGGGAGAACAGCAAGCCCCGGGCCATCCTGAAGCCCAGGAAGGTGTGTGTGGGAGGCAAGAGACGCAAGGACGAGATCAGTGTGGACAGCCTGGACTTCAGCAAGAAGATCCTGCACACCGCCTGGCACCCCTCTGAGAACATCATCGCCGTGGCCGCCACCAACAACCTGTACATATTCCAGGACAAGGTCAACTAA
- the LOC112069729 gene encoding serine/threonine-protein phosphatase 2A 55 kDa regulatory subunit B beta isoform isoform X2: MHLLEEDQGRCVKADIISTVEFNPTGELLATGDKGGRVVVFQREQESKNQPHRRGEYNVYSTFQSHEPEFDYLKSLEIEEKINKIRWLPQQNAAYFLLSTNDKTVKLWKISERDKRPEGYNLKDEDGRIRDPATITALRVPVLQPMDLMVEATPRRVFSNAHTYHINSISVSNDYETYMSTDDLRINLWNLEITNQSFNIVDIKPANMEELTEVITAAEFHPNQCNTFIYSSSKGSIRLCDMRASALCDNHSKFFEEPEDPSNRSFFSEIISSISDVKFSHSGRYLMTRDYLTVKVWDLNMESKPLETYQVHDYLRSKLCSLYENDCIFDKFECVWNGSDSVIMTGSYNNFFRMFDRNTKRDVTLEASRENSKPRAILKPRKVCVGGKRRKDEISVDSLDFSKKILHTAWHPSENIIAVAATNNLYIFQDKVN; the protein is encoded by the exons ATGCATCTGCTAGAGGAAGACCAGGGAAGATGTGTCAAAG CTGACATCATATCCACGGTTGAGTTCAACCCAACTGGAGAGCTGCTGGCAACGGGGGACAAGGGAGGGAGAGTAGTGGTGTTCCAGAGAGAACAGGAG AGTAAGAACCAGCCCCACAGGAGAGGGGAGTACAATGTTTACAGCACCTTCCAGAGCCACGAGCCTGAGTTTGACTACCTGAAGAGCCTGGAGATCGAGGAGAAGATCAACAAGATCCGCTGGCTGCCTCAACAGAACGCTGcctacttcctcctctccaccaatG ATAAAACAGTGAAGCTGTGGAAGATCAGTGAGCGGGACAAGAGACCGGAGGGCTACAACCTGAAGGACGAGGATGGGAGGATCCGAGACCCAGCCACCATCACCGCCCTGCGG GTGCCAGTGCTGCAGCCCATGGACCTGATGGTGGAGGCGACGCCCAGGCGGGTGTTCTCCAACGCCCACACGTACCACATCAACTCCATCTCCGTCAGCAACGATTACGAGACCTACATGTCCACAGAYGACCTGAGAATCAATCTGTGGAACCTGGAGATCACCAACCAGAGCTTCA acaTTGTGGACATCAAGCCGGCCAACATGGAGGAGCTGACAGAGGTGATCACAGCAGCAGAGTTCCATCCCAACCAGTGTAACACCTTCATCTACAGCAGCAGCAAGGGCTCCATCCGCCTGTGTGACATGAGGGCCTCAGCCCTGTGTGACAACCACTCCAAAT TCTTCGAGGAGCCGGAGGACCCCAGTAACCGCTCCTTCTTCTCTGAGATCATCTCCTCCATCTCAGATGTCAAGTTCAGCCACAGCGGGCGCTACCTGATGACACGGGACTACCTCACTGTCAAAGTGTGGGACCTCAACATGGAGAGCAAACCTCTGGAGACCTACCAG gTGCACGACTACCTGAGGAGTAAGCTGTGCTCCCTGTATGAGAACGACTGCATCTTCGACAAGTTTGAATGTGTCTGGAACGGGTCTGACAG TGTGATCATGACCGGCTCCTACAACAACTTCTTCCGCATGTTCGACCGCAACACCAAGCGTGACGTGACCCTGGAGGCGTCGAGGGAGAACAGCAAGCCCCGGGCCATCCTGAAGCCCAGGAAGGTGTGTGTGGGAGGCAAGAGACGCAAGGACGAGATCAGTGTGGACAGCCTGGACTTCAGCAAGAAGATCCTGCACACCGCCTGGCACCCCTCTGAGAACATCATCGCCGTGGCCGCCACCAACAACCTGTACATATTCCAGGACAAGGTCAACTAA